A section of the Halichoerus grypus chromosome 11, mHalGry1.hap1.1, whole genome shotgun sequence genome encodes:
- the C11H11orf42 gene encoding uncharacterized protein C11orf42 homolog, giving the protein MLVGTPNLLTLDEADATWTLIKDKVIEERFGPNVVAVPFLSDAACYDLLGVLVKQSRPAHTRLALPGRQGRRALQPVGPLPNLLEQAGSEGAFAHCTREYSPNGRAEIAYEEMRLLDGQPCRIRLHMGGLRKKVAFLLLPPGQVSLQQNLPWLRSTHSIYVIYQVFSCSWLQLGLFPTAREPQLLRLQRSLPVAFSCLKFSLHPKGVLGPQKPLTKDPLPHGANWVRPNLGIMPPLAPTSVAADTPEAADVPPPVPAPPTPPPQEGPEGRPTRFSYRGRNPFRRGPQMLSENWLFSPRSPPPGVQGGGPGDPDRHSMSLPLLQGLSSEFDSDE; this is encoded by the exons atgTTGGTTGGTACCCCCAACCTGCTGACACTGGATGAAGCTGATGCCACCTGGACCCTCATCAAGGATAAA GTTATCGAGGAGCGCTTTGGGCCCAATGTAGTGGCGGTACCTTTCCTGTCGGATGCAGCGTGCTATGACCTACTAGGTGTGCTAGTGAAGCAGTCCCGCCCAGCCCACACCCGCCTGGCTTTACCAGGTCGGCAGGGTCGGCGGGCACTACAACCAGTGGGGCCACTACCAAACCTCCTGGAGCAGGCAGGGTCTGAGGGTGCCTTTGCCCACTGCACTCGGGAATACTCACCAAACGGCCGAGCAGAGATAGCCTATGAAGAAATGCGACTGTTGGATGGGCAGCCCTGCCGGATCCGCCTGCACATGGGTGGCCTGCGCAAGAAGGTGGCCTTCCTGCTGCTGCCGCCAGGGCAGGTAAGCCTACAGCAAAACCTTCCCTGGCTCCGAAGCACCCACAGCATCTATGTCATCTACCAGGTCTTCTCCTGTTCCTGGCTGCAGCTGGGGCTGTTCCCTACAGCCCGTGAGCCCCAGCTGCTCCGGTTACAACGGTCACTGCCTGTTGCCTTCTCCTGCCTCAAGTTTTCACTGCACCCCAAAGGAGTGCTGGGACCACAGAAGCCTCTGACCAAAGATCCACTGCCCCATGGTGCCAACTGGGTCAGACCCAACCTCGGCATCATGCCACCTCTGGCCCCCACATCAGTCGCTGCCGATACCCCTGAAGCTGCTGATGTACCCCCGCCTGTCCCAGCCCCACCTACACCACCTCCTCAAGAAGGGCCAGAGGGCAGACCCACCAGATTCTCCTACAGGGGCCGAAACCCCTTCCGCAGGGGGCCCCAGATGCTGTCAG AGAACTGGCTCTTCAGCCCCCGCAGCCCCCCACCAGGAGTCCAGGGTGGGGGCCCCGGGGACCCCGACCGGCACTCCAtgtccctgcccctgctgcaGGGTCTGTCCTCAGAGTTCGACAGCGACGAATGA
- the OR52W1 gene encoding LOW QUALITY PROTEIN: olfactory receptor 52W1 (The sequence of the model RefSeq protein was modified relative to this genomic sequence to represent the inferred CDS: inserted 1 base in 1 codon): MAEGPHPNSTFPRPTFFILTGIPGLGGTQAWLTLVFGPMYLLALLGNGTLLALVQLDSTLQQPMFLLLATLAATDLGLATSIAPGLLAVLWLGPRPVPYAACLAQMFFVHALTAVESGALLAMAWDRAVAVGRPLHYPLLVTKARVGSAALALALKAVAIVVPFPLLVARFEHFQAKTIDHAYCAHMAVVELVVGTTRANNLYGLALSLAVSGIDLLGITASYGLIAHAVLRLPTQEARAKAFGTCSSHICVILAFYVPGLFSYLTHRFGRHTVPKPVHIXSNIYLLLPPALNPLIYGVRTKQIRDWLLETFTVRKSQF; encoded by the exons ATGGCAGAAGGTCCACATCCCAACTCCACCTTCCCACGCCCAACCTTCTTCATACTGACTGGCATTCCAGGGCTAGGGGGTACCCAGGCCTGGCTGACACTGGTCTTCGGGCCCATGTATCTGCTGGCCCTGCTGGGCAATGGAACACTACTGGCATTGGTGCAGCTAGATTCCACACTGCAGCAGCCCATGTTTCTACTCCTGGCCACACTGGCAGCCACAGACCTGGGCTTAGCTACATCTATAGCCCCGGGGTTGCTTGCTGTGCTGTGGCTCGGGCCCCGGCCTGTGCCATACGCTGCCTGCCTGGCCCAGATGTTCTTTGTGCATGCACTGACTGCTGTGGAATCTGGTGCGTTGTTGGCCATGGCCTGGGATCGTGCTGTGGCGGTAGGGCGTCCACTGCATTACCCTCTCCTGGTCACCAAAGCCCGTGTAGGCTCTGCAGCACTGGCACTGGCACTGAAAGCCGTGGCTATTGTtgtgcctttccctctgctggtGGCGCGATTTGAGCACTTCCAAGCCAAGACCATCGATCATGCCTACTGTGCACACATGGCAGTGGTAGAGCTGGTGGTGGGCACCACGCGGGCCAACAATTTGTATGGGCTGGCACTTTCACTGGCCGTGTCAGGTATAGATCTCCTGGGCATCACTGCCTCTTACGGGCTCATTGCCCACGCTGTACTGCGGCTGCCTACCCAGGAGGCCCGGGCCAAGGCCTTTGGCACATGTAGTTCTCACATCTGTGTCATCTTGGCCTTCTATGTACCTGGTCTCTTCTCCTACCTCACACACCGCTTTGGTCGTCACACCGTCCCAAAGCCTGTGCACA CTTCTAACATCTACTTGCTGCTGCCACCTGCCCTCAACCCACTCATCTATGGGGTCCGCACCAAGCAAATCAGGGACTGGCTCCTGGAAACCTTCACAGTCAGAAAAAGCCAGTTCTAA